A genomic region of Solanum dulcamara chromosome 2, daSolDulc1.2, whole genome shotgun sequence contains the following coding sequences:
- the LOC129880575 gene encoding ranBP2-type zinc finger protein At1g67325: protein MSQVDNRNSSAAKRARTDGGRREDDWTCPSCGNVNFSFRTTCNMRNCTQSRPADHNSKSAVRPMHAPQSYSPSAAYVGSGAPSSMYMGVTPYGGSLFNGPSMPAYDVPFAGGSAYHYNFGSRLSGGSPYRPVHLSAPPPYTGGLGNGGMYGVPPLMDRYGLALPMAPAAMAPRPGFYPDDSSQKKDGTRDNDWTCPKCGNVNFSFRTVCNMRKCNTPKPGSQVSKSVKNTKPDTPDGSWKCEKCNNINYPFRTKCNRQNCGAEKPSESKKSPSQSADENDQ from the exons ATGTCTCAG GTTGATAACAGAAATTCTTCTGCTGCCAAACGTGCCCGAACTGATG GTGGCCGTAGGGAAGATGACTGGACTTGTCCGAGCTGTGGGAATGTCAACTTCTCCTTCAGAACTACATGCAACATGCGCAACTGTACCCAGTCTAGGCCTGCAGATCACAACTCA AAATCTGCAGTTAGGCCCATGCATGCTCCACAGAGCTATTCACCCTCAGCTGCATATGTTGGGTCTGGTGCTCCCTCTTCAATGTATATGGGCGTAACACCATATGGTGGTTCTTTGTTCAATGGACCATCCATGCCCGCCTATGATGTTCCCTTTGCTGGAGGTTCAGCTTATCATTACAATTTTGGGAGCCGCCTTTCTGGGGGCAGCCCTTACCGCCCTGTACATCTCTCTGCTCCACCTCCTTACACTGGTGGGCTGGGAAATG GTGGGATGTACGGTGTGCCACCACTCATGGACCGATATGGTCTAGCATTGCCAATGGCCCCTGCTGCCATG GCACCGAGGCCAGGATTTTATCCTGATGATAGTTCTCAAAAGAAAG ATGGAACACGTGATAATGACTGGACATGTCCCAAGTGTGGAAATGTCAACTTTTCTTTTAGAACAGTTTGTAACATGAGGAAGTGCAACACTCCAAAGCCTGGTTCTCAG GTTTCCAAATCGGTGAAGAATACTA AACCAGACACACCAGATGGAAGCTGGAAATGTGAGAAATGCAACAACATAAATTATCCTTTTCGAACCAAGTGTAACAGACAGAATTGCGGTGCGGAGAAACCATCTGAATCCAAGAAGTCTCCTTCACAATCAGCTGATGAGAATGATCAG TGA